From a region of the Anomalospiza imberbis isolate Cuckoo-Finch-1a 21T00152 chromosome 3, ASM3175350v1, whole genome shotgun sequence genome:
- the TP53BP2 gene encoding apoptosis-stimulating of p53 protein 2 isoform X3: MFLTVYLSNNEQHFTEVPVTPETTCRDVVELCKEPGESECHLAEVWCGSERPIADNERMLDILQRFGMQRGEVRFFLRHERSPCREAGTGQRSQDPAFKRNGVKVPGDRRIENGVSAPRMDMTLAELQEMASRQQQQIEAQQQMLANKEQRLKFLKQQDQRQQQQAAEQEKLKRLKEIAENQEAKLKKVRALKGHVEQKRLSNGKLVEEIEQMNSLFQQKQRELVLAVSKVEELTRQLEMLKNGRIDGYHDNQSAVAELDRLYKELQLRNKLNQEQNAKLQQQRECLNKRNLEVAVMDKRVNELRERLWKKKAALQQKENVPVSSDGNLPQPVASAPSRVAAVGPYIQSSTMPRIASRPELLVKPAFSDGTQALQVPDGPLKTQTLPNMRAGNSSQAKAPAGSVIPNAKPSPSAPDWSSSNTDNHINQGSALTSGKGIVTSEGQAAEGETFLRDREKKVRPFSMFDSVDQSAGLGTLRKNQSSEDLLREAQTTNKNVTKVPPPVPTKPKQINLPYFGQASHLQPADTKLDGNLQKLPLAITAAGNKQKPVAQQPSHPSQQIQQRISVPPAGSSSSQDQILPSSKQESPPAAAVRPFTPQPSKETSLPPFRKPQTVAASSIYSMYTQQQTPGKNFQQAVQSALTRAQTRGPHFPSVYGKPVMAGAGVQNQLPQTENIYSNLQGKPGSPEPEMETAASAHENHEPERIPRPLSPTKLLPFLSNPYRNQSDADLEALRKKLSNAPRPLKKRSSITEPEGPNGPNIQKLLYQRTTLAAMETISAPSHPSKQTASAASPESPVEIPNPYLSTESEKETAASMPEAAIAEETESIAAEQSEAALPPVPLDPVPEAVSDSDELTQPKPEEPNLEAPLPLEVYMEEYPPYPPPPYPSGEPESLGEDSFNMRPPEVTGQFSLPPGKRTNLRKTGSERIGHGMRVKFNPLALLLDSSLEGEFDLVQRIIYEVEDPSMPNDEGITALHNAVCAGHTEIVKFLVQFGVNVNAADSDGWTPLHCAASCNNVQVCKFLVESGAAVFAMTYSDMQTAADKCEEMEEGYTQCSQFLYGVQEKMGIMNKGVIYGLWDYEAQNDDELSMKEGDCMTILRREDEEEIEWWWARLNDKEGYVPRNLLGLYPRIKPRQRSLA; encoded by the exons GTAAGTGCACCGAGGATGGATATGACACTGGCCGAACTTCAGGAAATGGCATCACGCCAGCAGCAACAAATTGAGGCTCAACAACAAATGCTGGCTAACAAG GAGCAGCGCCTGAAATTCCTGAAGCAGCAAGATCAGCGACAGCAACAGCAAGCTGCTGAACAGGAAAAACTGAAGAGATTAAAGGAAATTGCTGAGAATCAAGAAGCCAAACTTAAGAAAGTGAGAGCATTGAAAGGTCATGTGGAGCAAAAAAGACTCAGCAATGGGAAATTAG TGGAGGAGATTGAACAGATGAACAGCCTGTTCCAGCAAAAGCAGCGCGAGCTGGTGCTGGCCGTGTCAAAAGTGGAGGAGCTCACCAGGCAACTGGAGATGCTGAAGAACGGCCGGATTGATGGTTACCACGACAACCAGTCGGCTGTAGCTGAGCTCGACCGTCTCTACAAGGAGCTGCAG TTGAGGAACAAACTGAACCAGGAGCAGAATGCCAAGCTGCAGCAACAGAGGGAGTGTTTGAACAAGCGCAACTTGGAGGTGGCAGTCATGGATAAGCGTGTTAATGAGCTGCGCGAGCGGCTGTGGAAGAAAAAGGCAGCTCTGCAACAGAAAGAGAATGTACCA GTTTCTTCAGATGGGAATTTACCACAGCCGGTGGCTTCTGCTCCAAGCCGAGTGGCAGCAGTAGGTCCTTATATCCAGTCCTCTACTATGCCACGTATTGCTTCCAGACCTGAGCTTTTGGTGAAGCCAGCATTTTCAGATGGGACACAAGCTTTGCAGGTACCTGATGGGCCACTGAAAACACAAACACTGCCCAATATGAGAGCTGGGAACAGTTCACAAGCTAAAGCTCCTGCAG GTTCTGTGATCCCCAATGCAAAACCTTCCCCATCTGCCCCTGACTGGAGTAGTTCAAATACAGACAATCATATTAATCAAGGATCAGCCTTGACTTCAGGAAAGGGAATTGTGACAAGTGAAGGACAAG CAGCTGAAGGAGAAACTTTCTTACGAGATAGAGAGAAGAAGGTGCGTCCGTTCTCCATGTTTGACTCCGTGGACCAgtctgctgggctgggcacgCTGAGGAAGAACCAGAGCAGCGAGGATCTCCTGCGGGAAGCACAG acAACCAATAAAAATGTAACCAAGGTGCCACCACCTGTCCCCACTAAACCAAAACAGATAAACTTGCCTTACTTTGGTCAAGCCAGTCACCTGCAACCTGCTGATACAAAGCTGGATGGAAACCTGCAGAAGCTGCCTTTGGCTATCACAGCTGCGGGGAACAAGCAAAAACCAGTGGCACAGCAGCCTTCTCATCCTTCTCAGCAGAtacagcaaagaatttctgtACCTCCTGCAGGTTCTTCCTCTAGCCAGGATCAAATTCTTCCTTCCTCCAAACAGGAAagtcccccagcagcagctgtgagaCCTTTTACTCCTCAGCCATCCAAAGAGACTTCACTGCCACCATTTCGGAAGCCTCAGACTGTGGCTGCAAGTTCCATTTACAGCATGTACACCCAGCAGCAGACTCCTGGGAAGAACTTCCAGCAGGCAGTTCAGAGTGCTTTGACGAGGGCACAGACCAGAGGACCACACTTCCCAAGTG TGTACGGCAAGCCCGTGATGGCAGGAGCCGGGGTACAGAATCAGCTGCCGCAGACTGAGAACATCTACTCCAACCTCCAGGGCAAGCCAGGCAGTCCAGAGCCTGAGATGGAAACAGCAGCCTCTGCTCATGAGAACCACGAACCAGAGCGGATACCCCGTCCCCTGAGCCCCAccaagctgctgcctttcctgtCCAACCCCTACCGCAACCAGAGCGACGCTGACCTGGAGGCGCTGCGGAAGAAGCTGTCCAATGCGCCCAGACCGCTGAAGAAACGCAGCTCTATTACTGAGCCAGAGGGACCTAACGGCCCCAACATTCAGAAGCTGCTGTATCAGAGGACCACTCTGGCTGCAATGGAGACTATCTCAGCTCCCTCGCATCCCTCCAAACAGACAGCATCAGCTGCCAGTCCTGAAAGCCCAgtggaaatcccaaatccttaTCTAAGCACAGAGTCAGAAAAAGAAACGGCGGCTTCCATGCCAGAAGCAGCTATTGCTGAGGAGACAGAAAGCAtagcagcagagcagagtgaAGCTGCTCTTCCCCCTGTACCTTTGGACCCTGtacctgaagctgtgtcagacAGTGATGAACTCACGCAGCCCAAACCAGAAGAGCCAAACCTAGAAGCTCCGCTGCCGCTGGAGGTGTACATGGAAGAATATCCTCCATACCCACCACCTCCCTATCCATCAGGGGAACCAGAGAGTTTGGGAGAGGACTCATTCAATATGAGGCCTCCTGAAGTTACTGGACAGTTTTCCTTGCCTCCT GGGAAGAGGACAAACTTGCGTAAGACCGGCTCCGAAAGGATTGGCCATGGAATGAGAGTGAAATTCAATCCCTTGGCATTGCTTCTGGATTCATCTTTGGAGGGGGAGTTTGACCTTGTGCAGAGAATAATTTATGAG GTGGAAGATCCTAGCATGCCCAATGATGAAGGAATTACTGCTCTGCACAATGCTGTGTGTGCCGGGCACACGGAAATCGTGAAGTTCCTGGTGCAGTTTGGGGTGAACGTGAACGCTGCAGACAGCGATGGATG GACCCCTCTGCACTGTGCAGCATCCTGCAATAACGTGCAGGTGTGCAAGTTCCTGGTGGAGTCGGGGGCTGCGGTCTTTGCCATGACCTACAGCGACATGCAGACGGCTGCAGACAAGTGCGAGGAGATGGAGGAAGGCTACAcgcagtgctcccagttcctgtATG GAGTGCAGGAGAAGATGGGGATCATGAACAAAGGAGTGATTTATGGGCTGTGGGATTACGAGGCTCAGAACGATGACGAGCTGTCCATGAAGGAAGGAGACTGCATGACAATCCTGCGccgggaggatgaggaggagatCGAGTGGTGGTGGGCACGGCTCAATGACAAGGAGGGCTACGTGCCCCGAAACCTGCTAGGG CTGTATCCAAGGATTAAACCTAGACAAAGAAGCTTGGCATGA
- the TP53BP2 gene encoding apoptosis-stimulating of p53 protein 2 isoform X1 gives MFLTVYLSNNEQHFTEVPVTPETTCRDVVELCKEPGESECHLAEVWCGSERPIADNERMLDILQRFGMQRGEVRFFLRHERSPCREAGTGQRSQDPAFKRNGVKVPGDRRIENGVSAPRMDMTLAELQEMASRQQQQIEAQQQMLANKEQRLKFLKQQDQRQQQQAAEQEKLKRLKEIAENQEAKLKKVRALKGHVEQKRLSNGKLVEEIEQMNSLFQQKQRELVLAVSKVEELTRQLEMLKNGRIDGYHDNQSAVAELDRLYKELQLRNKLNQEQNAKLQQQRECLNKRNLEVAVMDKRVNELRERLWKKKAALQQKENVPVSSDGNLPQPVASAPSRVAAVGPYIQSSTMPRIASRPELLVKPAFSDGTQALQVPDGPLKTQTLPNMRAGNSSQAKAPAGSVIPNAKPSPSAPDWSSSNTDNHINQGSALTSGKGIVTSEGQAEGETFLRDREKKVRPFSMFDSVDQSAGLGTLRKNQSSEDLLREAQTTNKNVTKVPPPVPTKPKQINLPYFGQASHLQPADTKLDGNLQKLPLAITAAGNKQKPVAQQPSHPSQQIQQRISVPPAGSSSSQDQILPSSKQESPPAAAVRPFTPQPSKETSLPPFRKPQTVAASSIYSMYTQQQTPGKNFQQAVQSALTRAQTRGPHFPSVYGKPVMAGAGVQNQLPQTENIYSNLQGKPGSPEPEMETAASAHENHEPERIPRPLSPTKLLPFLSNPYRNQSDADLEALRKKLSNAPRPLKKRSSITEPEGPNGPNIQKLLYQRTTLAAMETISAPSHPSKQTASAASPESPVEIPNPYLSTESEKETAASMPEAAIAEETESIAAEQSEAALPPVPLDPVPEAVSDSDELTQPKPEEPNLEAPLPLEVYMEEYPPYPPPPYPSGEPESLGEDSFNMRPPEVTGQFSLPPGKRTNLRKTGSERIGHGMRVKFNPLALLLDSSLEGEFDLVQRIIYEVEDPSMPNDEGITALHNAVCAGHTEIVKFLVQFGVNVNAADSDGWTPLHCAASCNNVQVCKFLVESGAAVFAMTYSDMQTAADKCEEMEEGYTQCSQFLYGVQEKMGIMNKGVIYGLWDYEAQNDDELSMKEGDCMTILRREDEEEIEWWWARLNDKEGYVPRNLLGLYPRIKPRQRSLA, from the exons GTAAGTGCACCGAGGATGGATATGACACTGGCCGAACTTCAGGAAATGGCATCACGCCAGCAGCAACAAATTGAGGCTCAACAACAAATGCTGGCTAACAAG GAGCAGCGCCTGAAATTCCTGAAGCAGCAAGATCAGCGACAGCAACAGCAAGCTGCTGAACAGGAAAAACTGAAGAGATTAAAGGAAATTGCTGAGAATCAAGAAGCCAAACTTAAGAAAGTGAGAGCATTGAAAGGTCATGTGGAGCAAAAAAGACTCAGCAATGGGAAATTAG TGGAGGAGATTGAACAGATGAACAGCCTGTTCCAGCAAAAGCAGCGCGAGCTGGTGCTGGCCGTGTCAAAAGTGGAGGAGCTCACCAGGCAACTGGAGATGCTGAAGAACGGCCGGATTGATGGTTACCACGACAACCAGTCGGCTGTAGCTGAGCTCGACCGTCTCTACAAGGAGCTGCAG TTGAGGAACAAACTGAACCAGGAGCAGAATGCCAAGCTGCAGCAACAGAGGGAGTGTTTGAACAAGCGCAACTTGGAGGTGGCAGTCATGGATAAGCGTGTTAATGAGCTGCGCGAGCGGCTGTGGAAGAAAAAGGCAGCTCTGCAACAGAAAGAGAATGTACCA GTTTCTTCAGATGGGAATTTACCACAGCCGGTGGCTTCTGCTCCAAGCCGAGTGGCAGCAGTAGGTCCTTATATCCAGTCCTCTACTATGCCACGTATTGCTTCCAGACCTGAGCTTTTGGTGAAGCCAGCATTTTCAGATGGGACACAAGCTTTGCAGGTACCTGATGGGCCACTGAAAACACAAACACTGCCCAATATGAGAGCTGGGAACAGTTCACAAGCTAAAGCTCCTGCAG GTTCTGTGATCCCCAATGCAAAACCTTCCCCATCTGCCCCTGACTGGAGTAGTTCAAATACAGACAATCATATTAATCAAGGATCAGCCTTGACTTCAGGAAAGGGAATTGTGACAAGTGAAGGACAAG CTGAAGGAGAAACTTTCTTACGAGATAGAGAGAAGAAGGTGCGTCCGTTCTCCATGTTTGACTCCGTGGACCAgtctgctgggctgggcacgCTGAGGAAGAACCAGAGCAGCGAGGATCTCCTGCGGGAAGCACAG acAACCAATAAAAATGTAACCAAGGTGCCACCACCTGTCCCCACTAAACCAAAACAGATAAACTTGCCTTACTTTGGTCAAGCCAGTCACCTGCAACCTGCTGATACAAAGCTGGATGGAAACCTGCAGAAGCTGCCTTTGGCTATCACAGCTGCGGGGAACAAGCAAAAACCAGTGGCACAGCAGCCTTCTCATCCTTCTCAGCAGAtacagcaaagaatttctgtACCTCCTGCAGGTTCTTCCTCTAGCCAGGATCAAATTCTTCCTTCCTCCAAACAGGAAagtcccccagcagcagctgtgagaCCTTTTACTCCTCAGCCATCCAAAGAGACTTCACTGCCACCATTTCGGAAGCCTCAGACTGTGGCTGCAAGTTCCATTTACAGCATGTACACCCAGCAGCAGACTCCTGGGAAGAACTTCCAGCAGGCAGTTCAGAGTGCTTTGACGAGGGCACAGACCAGAGGACCACACTTCCCAAGTG TGTACGGCAAGCCCGTGATGGCAGGAGCCGGGGTACAGAATCAGCTGCCGCAGACTGAGAACATCTACTCCAACCTCCAGGGCAAGCCAGGCAGTCCAGAGCCTGAGATGGAAACAGCAGCCTCTGCTCATGAGAACCACGAACCAGAGCGGATACCCCGTCCCCTGAGCCCCAccaagctgctgcctttcctgtCCAACCCCTACCGCAACCAGAGCGACGCTGACCTGGAGGCGCTGCGGAAGAAGCTGTCCAATGCGCCCAGACCGCTGAAGAAACGCAGCTCTATTACTGAGCCAGAGGGACCTAACGGCCCCAACATTCAGAAGCTGCTGTATCAGAGGACCACTCTGGCTGCAATGGAGACTATCTCAGCTCCCTCGCATCCCTCCAAACAGACAGCATCAGCTGCCAGTCCTGAAAGCCCAgtggaaatcccaaatccttaTCTAAGCACAGAGTCAGAAAAAGAAACGGCGGCTTCCATGCCAGAAGCAGCTATTGCTGAGGAGACAGAAAGCAtagcagcagagcagagtgaAGCTGCTCTTCCCCCTGTACCTTTGGACCCTGtacctgaagctgtgtcagacAGTGATGAACTCACGCAGCCCAAACCAGAAGAGCCAAACCTAGAAGCTCCGCTGCCGCTGGAGGTGTACATGGAAGAATATCCTCCATACCCACCACCTCCCTATCCATCAGGGGAACCAGAGAGTTTGGGAGAGGACTCATTCAATATGAGGCCTCCTGAAGTTACTGGACAGTTTTCCTTGCCTCCT GGGAAGAGGACAAACTTGCGTAAGACCGGCTCCGAAAGGATTGGCCATGGAATGAGAGTGAAATTCAATCCCTTGGCATTGCTTCTGGATTCATCTTTGGAGGGGGAGTTTGACCTTGTGCAGAGAATAATTTATGAG GTGGAAGATCCTAGCATGCCCAATGATGAAGGAATTACTGCTCTGCACAATGCTGTGTGTGCCGGGCACACGGAAATCGTGAAGTTCCTGGTGCAGTTTGGGGTGAACGTGAACGCTGCAGACAGCGATGGATG GACCCCTCTGCACTGTGCAGCATCCTGCAATAACGTGCAGGTGTGCAAGTTCCTGGTGGAGTCGGGGGCTGCGGTCTTTGCCATGACCTACAGCGACATGCAGACGGCTGCAGACAAGTGCGAGGAGATGGAGGAAGGCTACAcgcagtgctcccagttcctgtATG GAGTGCAGGAGAAGATGGGGATCATGAACAAAGGAGTGATTTATGGGCTGTGGGATTACGAGGCTCAGAACGATGACGAGCTGTCCATGAAGGAAGGAGACTGCATGACAATCCTGCGccgggaggatgaggaggagatCGAGTGGTGGTGGGCACGGCTCAATGACAAGGAGGGCTACGTGCCCCGAAACCTGCTAGGG CTGTATCCAAGGATTAAACCTAGACAAAGAAGCTTGGCATGA
- the TP53BP2 gene encoding apoptosis-stimulating of p53 protein 2 isoform X4 has product MDMTLAELQEMASRQQQQIEAQQQMLANKEQRLKFLKQQDQRQQQQAAEQEKLKRLKEIAENQEAKLKKVRALKGHVEQKRLSNGKLVEEIEQMNSLFQQKQRELVLAVSKVEELTRQLEMLKNGRIDGYHDNQSAVAELDRLYKELQLRNKLNQEQNAKLQQQRECLNKRNLEVAVMDKRVNELRERLWKKKAALQQKENVPVSSDGNLPQPVASAPSRVAAVGPYIQSSTMPRIASRPELLVKPAFSDGTQALQVPDGPLKTQTLPNMRAGNSSQAKAPAGSVIPNAKPSPSAPDWSSSNTDNHINQGSALTSGKGIVTSEGQAAEGETFLRDREKKVRPFSMFDSVDQSAGLGTLRKNQSSEDLLREAQTTNKNVTKVPPPVPTKPKQINLPYFGQASHLQPADTKLDGNLQKLPLAITAAGNKQKPVAQQPSHPSQQIQQRISVPPAGSSSSQDQILPSSKQESPPAAAVRPFTPQPSKETSLPPFRKPQTVAASSIYSMYTQQQTPGKNFQQAVQSALTRAQTRGPHFPSVYGKPVMAGAGVQNQLPQTENIYSNLQGKPGSPEPEMETAASAHENHEPERIPRPLSPTKLLPFLSNPYRNQSDADLEALRKKLSNAPRPLKKRSSITEPEGPNGPNIQKLLYQRTTLAAMETISAPSHPSKQTASAASPESPVEIPNPYLSTESEKETAASMPEAAIAEETESIAAEQSEAALPPVPLDPVPEAVSDSDELTQPKPEEPNLEAPLPLEVYMEEYPPYPPPPYPSGEPESLGEDSFNMRPPEVTGQFSLPPGKRTNLRKTGSERIGHGMRVKFNPLALLLDSSLEGEFDLVQRIIYEVEDPSMPNDEGITALHNAVCAGHTEIVKFLVQFGVNVNAADSDGWTPLHCAASCNNVQVCKFLVESGAAVFAMTYSDMQTAADKCEEMEEGYTQCSQFLYGVQEKMGIMNKGVIYGLWDYEAQNDDELSMKEGDCMTILRREDEEEIEWWWARLNDKEGYVPRNLLGLYPRIKPRQRSLA; this is encoded by the exons ATGGATATGACACTGGCCGAACTTCAGGAAATGGCATCACGCCAGCAGCAACAAATTGAGGCTCAACAACAAATGCTGGCTAACAAG GAGCAGCGCCTGAAATTCCTGAAGCAGCAAGATCAGCGACAGCAACAGCAAGCTGCTGAACAGGAAAAACTGAAGAGATTAAAGGAAATTGCTGAGAATCAAGAAGCCAAACTTAAGAAAGTGAGAGCATTGAAAGGTCATGTGGAGCAAAAAAGACTCAGCAATGGGAAATTAG TGGAGGAGATTGAACAGATGAACAGCCTGTTCCAGCAAAAGCAGCGCGAGCTGGTGCTGGCCGTGTCAAAAGTGGAGGAGCTCACCAGGCAACTGGAGATGCTGAAGAACGGCCGGATTGATGGTTACCACGACAACCAGTCGGCTGTAGCTGAGCTCGACCGTCTCTACAAGGAGCTGCAG TTGAGGAACAAACTGAACCAGGAGCAGAATGCCAAGCTGCAGCAACAGAGGGAGTGTTTGAACAAGCGCAACTTGGAGGTGGCAGTCATGGATAAGCGTGTTAATGAGCTGCGCGAGCGGCTGTGGAAGAAAAAGGCAGCTCTGCAACAGAAAGAGAATGTACCA GTTTCTTCAGATGGGAATTTACCACAGCCGGTGGCTTCTGCTCCAAGCCGAGTGGCAGCAGTAGGTCCTTATATCCAGTCCTCTACTATGCCACGTATTGCTTCCAGACCTGAGCTTTTGGTGAAGCCAGCATTTTCAGATGGGACACAAGCTTTGCAGGTACCTGATGGGCCACTGAAAACACAAACACTGCCCAATATGAGAGCTGGGAACAGTTCACAAGCTAAAGCTCCTGCAG GTTCTGTGATCCCCAATGCAAAACCTTCCCCATCTGCCCCTGACTGGAGTAGTTCAAATACAGACAATCATATTAATCAAGGATCAGCCTTGACTTCAGGAAAGGGAATTGTGACAAGTGAAGGACAAG CAGCTGAAGGAGAAACTTTCTTACGAGATAGAGAGAAGAAGGTGCGTCCGTTCTCCATGTTTGACTCCGTGGACCAgtctgctgggctgggcacgCTGAGGAAGAACCAGAGCAGCGAGGATCTCCTGCGGGAAGCACAG acAACCAATAAAAATGTAACCAAGGTGCCACCACCTGTCCCCACTAAACCAAAACAGATAAACTTGCCTTACTTTGGTCAAGCCAGTCACCTGCAACCTGCTGATACAAAGCTGGATGGAAACCTGCAGAAGCTGCCTTTGGCTATCACAGCTGCGGGGAACAAGCAAAAACCAGTGGCACAGCAGCCTTCTCATCCTTCTCAGCAGAtacagcaaagaatttctgtACCTCCTGCAGGTTCTTCCTCTAGCCAGGATCAAATTCTTCCTTCCTCCAAACAGGAAagtcccccagcagcagctgtgagaCCTTTTACTCCTCAGCCATCCAAAGAGACTTCACTGCCACCATTTCGGAAGCCTCAGACTGTGGCTGCAAGTTCCATTTACAGCATGTACACCCAGCAGCAGACTCCTGGGAAGAACTTCCAGCAGGCAGTTCAGAGTGCTTTGACGAGGGCACAGACCAGAGGACCACACTTCCCAAGTG TGTACGGCAAGCCCGTGATGGCAGGAGCCGGGGTACAGAATCAGCTGCCGCAGACTGAGAACATCTACTCCAACCTCCAGGGCAAGCCAGGCAGTCCAGAGCCTGAGATGGAAACAGCAGCCTCTGCTCATGAGAACCACGAACCAGAGCGGATACCCCGTCCCCTGAGCCCCAccaagctgctgcctttcctgtCCAACCCCTACCGCAACCAGAGCGACGCTGACCTGGAGGCGCTGCGGAAGAAGCTGTCCAATGCGCCCAGACCGCTGAAGAAACGCAGCTCTATTACTGAGCCAGAGGGACCTAACGGCCCCAACATTCAGAAGCTGCTGTATCAGAGGACCACTCTGGCTGCAATGGAGACTATCTCAGCTCCCTCGCATCCCTCCAAACAGACAGCATCAGCTGCCAGTCCTGAAAGCCCAgtggaaatcccaaatccttaTCTAAGCACAGAGTCAGAAAAAGAAACGGCGGCTTCCATGCCAGAAGCAGCTATTGCTGAGGAGACAGAAAGCAtagcagcagagcagagtgaAGCTGCTCTTCCCCCTGTACCTTTGGACCCTGtacctgaagctgtgtcagacAGTGATGAACTCACGCAGCCCAAACCAGAAGAGCCAAACCTAGAAGCTCCGCTGCCGCTGGAGGTGTACATGGAAGAATATCCTCCATACCCACCACCTCCCTATCCATCAGGGGAACCAGAGAGTTTGGGAGAGGACTCATTCAATATGAGGCCTCCTGAAGTTACTGGACAGTTTTCCTTGCCTCCT GGGAAGAGGACAAACTTGCGTAAGACCGGCTCCGAAAGGATTGGCCATGGAATGAGAGTGAAATTCAATCCCTTGGCATTGCTTCTGGATTCATCTTTGGAGGGGGAGTTTGACCTTGTGCAGAGAATAATTTATGAG GTGGAAGATCCTAGCATGCCCAATGATGAAGGAATTACTGCTCTGCACAATGCTGTGTGTGCCGGGCACACGGAAATCGTGAAGTTCCTGGTGCAGTTTGGGGTGAACGTGAACGCTGCAGACAGCGATGGATG GACCCCTCTGCACTGTGCAGCATCCTGCAATAACGTGCAGGTGTGCAAGTTCCTGGTGGAGTCGGGGGCTGCGGTCTTTGCCATGACCTACAGCGACATGCAGACGGCTGCAGACAAGTGCGAGGAGATGGAGGAAGGCTACAcgcagtgctcccagttcctgtATG GAGTGCAGGAGAAGATGGGGATCATGAACAAAGGAGTGATTTATGGGCTGTGGGATTACGAGGCTCAGAACGATGACGAGCTGTCCATGAAGGAAGGAGACTGCATGACAATCCTGCGccgggaggatgaggaggagatCGAGTGGTGGTGGGCACGGCTCAATGACAAGGAGGGCTACGTGCCCCGAAACCTGCTAGGG CTGTATCCAAGGATTAAACCTAGACAAAGAAGCTTGGCATGA